The window CATCAACAACTTAAGTATACTAAGTACATTAAACTCAACAGAAAAGTAACTCGTGCACAACAACGGACACTACGAAGCGATGTTGGGAGCCGTGACTGTAAACACATTCAGACAGATCTTGTGCTCGAAGTTAACAGGAGGAGTAACTATGGTATGCTTTGTATGAGAATAAGAACACTAGGATCACTCGTAAGTCTTAAAGGCCGTCTCCACGTTGAGTGTATCATGACCGTACTCAGCCACTGGCAACCCGTGAGGGTAACTTGGTTTATAATTGACTTGAGTATTGCTAAGTCAAAAATTCATAAAAGacgaattaaagtaatataatgtGTAAACAATGAGTCGAATTAATAGTACAATTTGAGCCCTAGAGCAGGAGCCGAGTACGTCCATGCTCTAATAAATTTGTGCTTAGGAGcggtttgttataaataaattaatttagagctCGTCGTGTTTCGGTCCTGAGAACTCTTCGTGGCTGATGAAGCCGTTCTTGTCCTTATCCTCGTGCTGGAAGATCTCCTCGACGAGTTTGTCGTGACTCTCCAGCATCTGTTTGATGTCTTCGCTCATCTCCGCGCCGTCGGCGGGGACCATTTGCTTCTTGAGATAGTCACTCACCTGCACAAGGGAAACGATCcgattaatatattgtaaaggTTCTTACTGAAGACTCGACCCGACTAGTTTAATAGAGATAATCAGCGGCAGCTATCAATGAGGATAGGTTTcggttttgattttatttaaagcctAGTTAGttgttaaatatagaaaaagatATATACAGATAGATGTGTACATTTTAAAGAAGCCATGCATATAGTTGCACTCCTTTTGCGTCAGAGCCTGTACCACTAACGCGTCCGGGGGTTCGCGGGACTACCCTTCACCATAAAACCATCAGTGACTGACCTCCTCTCGCGACAGCTCGTTATCGCCATCTGAATCCATCGCTCGGAACGCTAAGTCAATACTCACTTCCTCTCTGGACAGCATGTTGTCCTTGTCGGAGTCGATTTCTTTGAACACGTTGGTGGTCGGGGGAGAGTCACCGATGTTGATCAGCTCCACGTCGAAGTGGAGGGTGGCATGGGGAGGGATCACGTTGCCGGCCCCACGTTCTCCGTAGCCGAGGGACGATGGGATCGTGAGTTTACGCTTCTCGCCTGAAACACGGAAGCACTGTTACCTCAAGGAACAAATGACACGAATGACGACGACACGACCGTCGCTCATTTACAATCGCGCCCGTTACCACCAGCTAAGCAATACCTGCAGGTCGCGAGTGTACGTGTGCGCGTTACGTGcgttagtttaaatatttaaaatccaaTAATATCATGTTATCCTCAACAAT is drawn from Vanessa cardui chromosome Z, ilVanCard2.1, whole genome shotgun sequence and contains these coding sequences:
- the LOC124543397 gene encoding FK506-binding protein 2 isoform X1, with the translated sequence MTLRCVLVVLALAGATFAGPEVTELKVDVVSVPEGCTVKSKHGDMLTMHYTGTLDDGHKFDSSYDRDQPFTFQIGVGQVIKGWDQGLLDMCVGEKRKLTIPSSLGYGERGAGNVIPPHATLHFDVELINIGDSPPTTNVFKEIDSDKDNMLSREEVSIDLAFRAMDSDGDNELSREEVSDYLKKQMVPADGAEMSEDIKQMLESHDKLVEEIFQHEDKDKNGFISHEEFSGPKHDEL
- the LOC124543397 gene encoding FK506-binding protein 2 isoform X2; the protein is MTLRCVLVVLALAGATFAGPEVTELKVDVVSVPEGCTVKSKHGDMLTMHYTGTLDDGHKFDSSYDRDQPFTFQIGVGQVIKGWDQGLLDMCVGEKRKLTIPSSLGYGERGAGNVIPPHATLHFDVELINIGDSPPTTNVFKEIDSDKDNMLSREEVSDYLKKQMVPADGAEMSEDIKQMLESHDKLVEEIFQHEDKDKNGFISHEEFSGPKHDEL